The genomic DNA GCCGTGGCGCTTCACGGTCGTGCGACGCGAGTTCGTGGAACTGCTGGCCGACCCCGACCGGCGGCTGCGGGTCAGCGACCCGCGCGGCCGCTCCCAGCACGTGAGCTGCGGCGCGGCCCTGTTCAACCTGCGCCTCGCGGTCCGCGCCGCCGGGCTGCGCCCGGTCGTGTGGCTGCAGCCCGACCCGGAGCTCGACCCCGGGCTGCTGGCGGCGGTGCGGATGGGCGACACGCCCCCGGCCACGGGCCGGCACCGCGAGCTGTACGACCTGATCTGGACGCGCCGCACCAACCGCGAGCCGTTCGACGACCGCCGGGTGCCGCCGGCGGTGCTGGCCGAGCTGCGCATCGCCGCCTCCCGCGAGGGGGCCGCCCTGCTGCCGCTCGACCGGCGCGCCACGGCCGACATCCTGGAGTTCGCGGCGCTGGCCGAGGAGGAGCTCGCGCACGACGCGGACTACCGGGCCGAGCTGGCCGCCTGGACGATGCCGGGCGCCCACGCCGACGGGGTCCCCCGCCACGTCCGCGGGCCGCGTCCGGCGGGCGACCCGGCCCCGGTGCGTGACTTCGGGCAGCACTCCGGCCGGGCCCGGTTCGAGGCGCGCCCGCAGCTCGCGGTGCTGACCACGCCGGGCGACCGGCCGCTCGACTGGCTGCGCGCCGGGCAGGCACTGCAACGGGTGCTGCTCACGGCGGCCCGGCACGGGGTGTCGGCGTCGTTCCTCAACCAGCCCCTCGACCTGCGGGACATGCGCCGCCGCAGGGATCCCCGCCACCGGCGCGGCCACGCGCAGATGATCATCAGGCTCGGCTACGGGCCGTTCGTCGCCCGCGCGCCGCGCCGCCCTGCCGCCGAACTGGAGACCTCGCATGTCTGACGGCTATGACGTGCTGCTGCGCGACGGCGGCATCGCCCACGTGCGCCCGCTGCTCGCCACCGACCGCGAAGCCCTGCACGAGCTGGTGGACCGCTCGTCGGCACGGTCGGCGTACCTGAGGTTCTTCACCGGGGGCCGCAACACCGCCCACGCCTACATGGACCGGATCACCGGCCCCGGCTACCACGGCCACGCCCTGGTGGCCACCGTGCGTGACGAGCTGGTGGCCGTCGCCGAGTACATCCCCGACGGCGAGGACGGCGGCACGCGCCGCGAGGACGGCCGGGACACCGCTGACCTCGCGATTCTCCTGGACGACGCCGTGCAGGGCAACGGCCTCGGCACGCTGCTGCTGGAGCACCTCGCGATCAACGCGGCGGCCGACGGCGTGCGCGAGCTGACCGCCGACGTCCTGCCCGAGAACGAGACCATGATCCGGGTGCTGCGTGATCTGGGACTGGAGTCGGTCCGGCACGCGGGCAGCGGCACGCTCCGCATCAACCTGGACTCCAGCCCGACGCCGGAGCTGCAGGCCGTCGTGGAGGCGCGCGACCACGTGGCGGGCCGTGCCTCGCTGACCCGCGTGCTGGCCCCGCGGTCCGTGGCGGTGATCGGCGCGGGCCGCGACCCGGGCGGTGTCGGCCACAAGGTGCTCCGCAACCTCCTCGACGGCGGCTTCGCCGGGCCGCTCTACCCGGTCAACCCCAAGGCCGACCAGGTGGCCGGCCTGACCTGCTACCCCGGCCTGGCCGACGTGCCGGGCGCGGTGGACCTCGCGGTGGTGGCGGTGCCGCCGCAGCAGGTGCTGGACGTGGCCCGCGACTGCGCCGCCGCCCGGGTCGCCGGCCTGGTCGTGGTGACGTCGGGCTTCGCCGAGGCCGGGCGGCCCGACGCGGAGGGCGAGCTGCTGCGGATCTGCCGCTCCGCCGGAATGCGCCTGGTCGGCCCCAACTGCCTGGGCGTGGTCAACACCGCGGCCCGGCTCAACGCCAGCTTCCTGCCGCACGCCCCCGCCCGCGGCCGGGTCGCGCTCATGTCGCAGTCGGGCGCCGTCGGCGCGGCGCTGCTGGACCGGCTGGACGTCTCGTCGTTCGTGTCCGTCGGCAACAAGGCCGACGTCAGCGGCAACGACCTGCTGGAGTTCTGGGAGGACGATGAGGACACCGACGTGATCGCCCTCTACCTGGAGTCGTTCGGCAACCCGCGCAAGTTCGCCCGCATCGCCCGGCGCGTCGCGGCGCGCAAGCCGGTGCTGCTCGTCAAGAGCGGCCGGTCCGGCGCGGGCGACCGGGCGGTGCGCTCCCACACCGCGGCGGCCGCCACCCCCGACGTGGCCGTGGACGCGCTGGTCCGCGCCGCCGGGGTGATCCGGCTGGACAGCGTGCACGAGTTGATCGACACCGCCCGCCTGCTGGCCGCGCAGCCGCTGCCGCGTGGCCGCCGGGTCGCGATCGTCGGCAACTCGGGCGGACCCGAGGCGATGGCCGCCGACGCCTGCGAACGGCACGGCCTTGTGGTCCCCGAGCTGCCCGCCGGCCTGGTCAAGGCCCGCTCGGCCGCCGCACTGGGCAACCCGGTGGACCTGACGGCCGACGCGCTCGCCGACGAGATCGGCGCCGCCGTGGCGGCGCTGGTGGGGGCGGACGAGGTGGACGCGGTGCTCGTCGTCTACACCCCGCCGTTCGGGTCGGGGCTGGAGGAGACGCGCAAGGCCGTCGTCGCCGCCGCCGAGCACGCGGACAAGCCGGTGCTGGCGTGCGTCTCCGGCCATGACGGGCTCATCGACGGCCGCGTGCCCGGCTACGCCTACCCCGAGCAGGCCGTCGAGGCCCTGGCCCAGGCCGTCCGCTACGCCGAGTGGCGCACCGCGCGCGCGGCCGGTGCGCCCGCGGCCGTCTCCACGACGGCCGCCACCGCGCTGGCGACCACCTCCTCGGCGGGCGAGGTGCGGTCGGCGGCGCGGGAGATCGTCGGCGAGGAACTGGCCGCCCGGCCCGAGGGCGGCTGGCTGGCGCCCGGCGCCGCGACCCGGCTGCTGGCCTGTTACGGGGTGAGCCTCGTCGAGTCGGCCGACGTCACCGGCCCCGAGGCCGCCGCCGAGGCCGCGGCGCAGGTGGGCCTGCCCGCCGTGGTGAAGGCGATCGGCCCGGTGCACAAGAGCGACGTCGGCGGGGTCCGCCTCGGGCTGCGCAGCCCGGAGGAGGTGCGCCGGGCGTACGAGGAGATGGCGGAGCGGATCGGCTCCGAGATGACCGGCGCGACCGTCCAGCGCATGCTGCCCCCCGGGGTGGAGATCATCGTGGGCGGCGTCGGCTACCCGGCGTTCGGGCCGCTCGTCATGGTGGGGATGGGCGGTGTGACGGCCGAACTGCTGGCCGACCAGTCGTTCCGGGTGCCGCCGCTCACCACGGAGGAGGCGGTGGAGATGATCCGCGAGCTGCGCTGCTCGCCGCTGCTGTACGGCTACCGCGGCGCGCAGCCGGCCGACGTGGAGGCTCTGGCGGGCACGGTCGTCCGCATCGGCAGGCTGCTGGAGGACCTGCCGGAGGTGGCCGAGCTGGACCTCAACCCGGTGATCGTCACCACCGACGCCGCCGTCACGGTGGACGTCCGGATCAGGGTTGCGCCCTGCGACCCGCAGCCGTCTCCGCTGCTGCGCCGGCTGCGTTGACCTGGTCGCCGATTCGGGGCTTCCCCCTACCAACCGATTCGGGACTTACGCCCCTACCAGGGGTGTAAGTCCCGCGTTGTGATGGAAGGACCACCGGCCAGGAGCGTGGGGGCGGCGATGAGGACGAGGGAGAGGCCGGATAGCCATGCTGGTCCGCGAGGTCATGAGCAGCCCGGCCGTTACCGTCCGCCGCACCGACCCGGTGCGGCGGGCGATCCGCGTGCTGCACGCCCACGACCTCACCGCCGCCCCCGTCCTCGACGACGCCGGCCGCCTGGCCGGGATGGTGAGCGAGGTGGACCTGCTGCGCGGCGAGTTCGAGCCGGATGCGCGGGCGGCCGCGCGACCCGCGGTACCGTCCGCCGGGCCGGTGCCGCGCCAGGTGTGGCAGGTGATGACGCATGCCGTGGTGACGGTCACGCCGGTCACCGATGCCGCCACGGCGATCGACCTTATGGTCGGCAAACGCGTCAAGAGCCTGCCCGTCCTGGAGGGCGAGAAGGTGGTGGGCATGCTGAGCCGTCGCGACCTGATGGCGATGCTGTCCCGGCCCGACGCGGAACTGCGCGAGGCGGTCGTCGCCGTGCTGCGCGAGCATCATCCGACGGGCGCCGGCTGGGAGGTCACGGTCGACGAGGGGGTGGCGGAGCTGCGCCGCGCGCCGGGCGTCCCGCCCGACGAGCACGCCGACCGCATCGCCGGACTGCTGACGGGCACCGTCCCGGGCATCGTCCGGGTACGCCGGCTCCCCTGACCCGGCATCATCCGCACACGCTGACTCCCCTGACCCGGCATCGTCCGCACACGCCGGTTCCCCTGACCCGGCATCGTCCGCGCATCTGGGGAGCGGGGACCGTCCGGGTGCGGCGGCTCGCGCGTCGTGGCCGCGCCGACAGGGCGGCGCGCTACGTCGCCGGTGGGACGATGATGTCCTCCCGGACGCACGCCAGTTCGGACACGACGTCCACGACGCCCTCCACCGAGCGGATCCGCTCCGCCACGGCGATGGCCTGCGACCTCGACTCGACCGTGCCGCGCACGGTCACGACGCCCCGGTCGATCTCGATCGAGAGCGCCCGCTCGTCGGGGAGCTGGGCGCGGATGTCGGCCATCAGGTCGGCGACCGGGCGGGTGAAGACCCGCAGCGCGTCGTGCTGGTGCAGCGTGCCGACGATGCGCCCGCTGACCGGGTCCACGACCGGAAGCTGCTTGATGCGCTCATGGTGCATCACCCGGGCCGCTTCACGGACCGGTGTCGTCGGGGTGACCGTGACGGCCGGGGAGGTCATGAGCTGGGCCGCCGTCACGCCCGCGGCCTTGCGGTGGTCCTGGCGCTGCCGGTGCGACTCGAACATCGAGACGCTGTGGCGTACCGGGTCACTGGCCTTGAGCAGGAGGTCGGCTTCGGAGACCACGCCCACCGGACGCCGGTCGGCGTCGATCACGGTGACCGCCCCGACGGCGTACCGCCTCATCACGGTGACGATCTCGGCGAACGGCGCGTTCTCGAACACGGCGACGGCCACGCGGCCCATGACGTCCTTGACTTCGATTGCCATGGTCTCCTCCTCACGTCCATCTCCCACGCTCCTCCCCTGCCGAGCCGTTCTGCAGCGGCGAACGTCCCGGACGGGCGGGTCCAAGGTCCCGCGGCCATGTCTGGCGACCCGGCCTGTGGGTAGCGTCGTCGCATGACCGTCATCGATCTCGCCACGGTCGGCGCCGTCGTCCTCGACACCGACGGCGTGGTCACCGACACGGCGCGGGTGCGCGCGGCGGCGTCGAAACACGTGTTCGACGTGTTCATCCGGCTTGCCCGGCTGGGGCTGCCGGGCAAGCCGGATCCGGCGCCGTCCGAGCCGGCCGCCACGGGCCGGGTGCCCGCGAGCCGTCCATGACAGCGCCGGATCCGCCCGCCGCCCCGTACGAGACGTCCGCCGCCCCGTACGAGCCCTCCCTCGCCCCGGACGAGAGGTTCCTCGCCCTGCACGAGGCCTTCCTCGCCCCGGACGGGACCTCCGCGGCCTCGTACGCCCCCGAGAGCGCGGCCGGCGGATCGGCGGACGGCCCGTGGTCGCTGCGCTACGACGGGTACGACCCCGGCCACGAGGCGCTGCGGGAGGCGCTGTGCACGCTGGGCAACGGCCGCTTCGCCACGCGCGGCGCCACCCCCGACGGCGGCGCACGGACGCCCGGCACCTACGCCGCCGGCTGCTACAACCGCCTCGACTCCACGGTCGCCGGCCGGACCGTCACCAACGAGGACCTCGTCAACCTGCCCGACTGGCTGCCGCTGACGTTCGCCACGCCCGACGGCGACTGGTTCAGCCCGGACCGGGCCCACCTGCTGGACTACCGGACCGAGCTGGACATGCGGCGCGGGGTGCTGATCAGGTCGCTGCGCTGGCGGGACGGGTCGGGCCGGATCACCCGGGTGCGGCAGCGCCGCCTCGTGTCCATGGCCGACCCCCTGCTGGCCGCCCTGGACACCGACTTCGTGGCGGAGAACTGGTCGGGCCCGCTGCGCGTCCGGGCGGCCCTCGACGGCCGGGTCACCAACAGCGGCGTGGCCCGCTATCGCGAACTGCGCGGCGACCACCTGACCGGCTACGACACGGGGACGGCAGGCGATCTGGCCTGGCTGAGCGCCGTCACCCGCACCTCCGGGATCACCGTCGCGCTGGCGTCCCGCACCGACCACGGCGCGCCGTCGCCGGAGGTGACCCAGAAGCCGGACCTGATCGCCGCCGAGCACGTGCTCGACCTCGCCGAGGGGACACCCGCGTCCCTGACGAAGATCGTCGCTCTGGTGACGTCCCGCGACCCGGCGATCCACGACCCGTGCTCGGCGGCGCTGCGGGCGGTGCGGCTGGCGCCGCGCTTCGACACGCTGCTGGCACGGCACGAGGCGGCCTGGGCGCGGCTGTGGGAGCGGGGCCGGCTGGACGTCGACGGCGCGGACATCGCGCGGGCCGTCCGCCTGCACGTCTTCCACCTGCTGCAGACGCTGTCGCCGCACACCGCCGACCTGGACGCCGGGGTGCCCGCCCGCGGGCTGCACGGCGAGGCGTACCGGGGGCACGTGTTCTGGGACGAGCTGTTCGTGCTGCCCTGGCTGAACCTGCGCTTCCCCGAGATCTCCCGCGGCCTGCTGCGCTACCGGTGGCGGCGGTTGCCGGAGGCGCGGGCGGCGGCCCGGGCGGCCGGGTTCGACGGGGCGATGTTCCCGTGGCAGAGCGGCAGCGACGGCCGTGAGGAGACGCAGACGCTGCACCTCAACCCGCTGTCGGGCCGCTGGCTGCCGGACCGCTCGCACCTGCAGCGGCACGTGGGGCTGGCCATCGCCTACAACGTGTGGCAGCACCACCTGGCGACCGGGTCGATGCCGCCGTGGTGCGCGGAGCTGCTCGTCGACATCGCGCGGTTCTTCGCCTCGCTGGCGGTGCCGTTCGAGGAGTCGGGACGGTACGAGATCCACGGCGTGATGGGCCCCGACGAGTATCACGAGCACTACCCCGGAGCCGCCTCCCCCGGCCTGGCCAACAACGCCTACACCAACGTCATGACCGTGTGGCTGCTGCTGCGCGCCCTCGACACCCTGGAGCTGCACCCCGACCTGCCGGTGGCCGAGGGCGAGGTGGAACACTGGCTGGACATCACCCGGCGGATGCGGGTCGACTTCCACGACGGTGTGATCAGCCAGTTCGGCGGCTACGCCGAGCTGGCCGAGCTCGACTGGGAACGGTATCGGGGAGCGCGCCGCCTGGACCGGGTGCTGGAGTCGCAGGGCGACGACGTCAACCGCTACAAGGCGTCCAAGCAGGCCGACACGCTCATGCTGTTCTACCTGCTGACCTCCGACGAGTTGCTGGGCCTGCTGCACCGGCTCGGCTACCCGGCCGGCCCCGAGCTGATCCCCCGTACCATCCACTACTACCTCGGCCGCACCAGCCACGGCTCCACGCTGAGCGCCGTCGTGCACGCCTGGGTGCTCACCCGGTCCGACCGGGCGCGCTCGTGGAGCTTCTTCACCGAGGCGCTGGCCAGCGACCTCGAGGACGTGCAGGGCGGCACCACGGCCGAAGGCGTCCATCTCGGCGCCATGGCCGGCACGCTCGACCTGATCCAACGCTGCTACCTGGGGCTCCACCTTCGCCGTGACGGGCTCCACCTCGACCCGCTGCTGCCCGGCGAGCTCGCTCCCCTCTCCCTGCCGATCCGTTTCCGCGGCATCCGTTACTTCATCGACGCGGACCACGACAAGACCCGCGTCAACGGCGTCACGCTCGCGCGCGGCGCACGCCGCACCTTCGCCAGCCAGCAAGGGGGGACGACCATGTCCACCGGCGACCTCGGACGTCGCATCATCCACCACCGCGAACGCCTCGGCCTGACCCGCGAACAGCTCGCCGAGCGCGCCGCCATGGCTCCCGGGTACGTCAAGTACCTGGAGGAACATCCCGACACCATCGGCACCAGCGCCCTGACGCGCCTGGCCGACGCCCTGCAGATCACCGTCGAGGACCTGCTGGGCGGCGGCGGCGACCGGCCGCCCGGCGTGGGTCACGCGCAGGCGGGCCCGAAGCTGGAGGTGCTGCAGCCGGAGGAGTGCCTGCGCCTCATCGCGCCCGGCGGCATCGGGCGGGTGGCGTTCGGCGGTCCGCAGGGGCCGACCGTGCTGCCAGTCAACTACAAGCTGCACGAGGGCGCGATCGTCTTCCGCACCGCCTACGGCGGTCCCATGGACCAGAGCCTGCGCACCGGGTTGGAGGGCGTCGAGATCAAGATCGGTTTCGAGGTCGACCAGATCGACGAGGCCCGGCGGGAGGGGTGGAGCGTGCTGGTGCAGGGGCCCGCGCACCATGTGCCGCAGGAGGAGCTGCGGCAGGTGACCGGCGCGGGCGTCTCCCCGTGGGCGGGCGGTGAGCGCGAGCTGTACATCCGCATCGTCCCCCACCAGATCACCGGCCGCCGCATCCGGGGGCTCTGACCGCGGGAGACGGCCGCCGATCCCGCGCGGTGCCCGGCGGCGGCAGGTGATCGCCCCCCAGCGTCCCTGTCAGCGGTAGCGTGCGTGGTCGACGGTGAAGCGGATGAACTCGCCGCCGGCCCACCGGTCCTCCCCCGGCCACCAGCCGCCACGCACGTCCGCCGGGATCGTGAACCCGTCGAAGGTCGTCTCACGGCCGCATTCCACCCCGAACGGGTGCACGCCGAACCGGCCGTCGCCCGCCGGATCGCCCCAGCGGGGCACGGTGACGGCCGCCAGGCGGCCGTCGGGGGCGACGGTGAGCGTCACCTCGTAGTCCTCCTCCCCCACCGGGAGCCGGGCGACCGCCTGGTGCTCGCCGAGCGTCTTCCACTGGACACGCGGGTCCAGGGCGGCGGCGGGTGCCAGCACGAACTCGCAGGCCAGCCGGCCGGCGGCGCTGCGGGCGATGTCGGGGCCGCCGCCGGACATCACGGGCAGGACGTCGAGCAGCCGCCAGCGCATCTCGCCCGTGCCGTCGCGGTAGCGGTCGAACCCGCGTACCGTCACCGGTCCCAGCCGGGCGGCGGCGGCCCAGAC from Nonomuraea muscovyensis includes the following:
- a CDS encoding bifunctional acetate--CoA ligase family protein/GNAT family N-acetyltransferase, yielding MSDGYDVLLRDGGIAHVRPLLATDREALHELVDRSSARSAYLRFFTGGRNTAHAYMDRITGPGYHGHALVATVRDELVAVAEYIPDGEDGGTRREDGRDTADLAILLDDAVQGNGLGTLLLEHLAINAAADGVRELTADVLPENETMIRVLRDLGLESVRHAGSGTLRINLDSSPTPELQAVVEARDHVAGRASLTRVLAPRSVAVIGAGRDPGGVGHKVLRNLLDGGFAGPLYPVNPKADQVAGLTCYPGLADVPGAVDLAVVAVPPQQVLDVARDCAAARVAGLVVVTSGFAEAGRPDAEGELLRICRSAGMRLVGPNCLGVVNTAARLNASFLPHAPARGRVALMSQSGAVGAALLDRLDVSSFVSVGNKADVSGNDLLEFWEDDEDTDVIALYLESFGNPRKFARIARRVAARKPVLLVKSGRSGAGDRAVRSHTAAAATPDVAVDALVRAAGVIRLDSVHELIDTARLLAAQPLPRGRRVAIVGNSGGPEAMAADACERHGLVVPELPAGLVKARSAAALGNPVDLTADALADEIGAAVAALVGADEVDAVLVVYTPPFGSGLEETRKAVVAAAEHADKPVLACVSGHDGLIDGRVPGYAYPEQAVEALAQAVRYAEWRTARAAGAPAAVSTTAATALATTSSAGEVRSAAREIVGEELAARPEGGWLAPGAATRLLACYGVSLVESADVTGPEAAAEAAAQVGLPAVVKAIGPVHKSDVGGVRLGLRSPEEVRRAYEEMAERIGSEMTGATVQRMLPPGVEIIVGGVGYPAFGPLVMVGMGGVTAELLADQSFRVPPLTTEEAVEMIRELRCSPLLYGYRGAQPADVEALAGTVVRIGRLLEDLPEVAELDLNPVIVTTDAAVTVDVRIRVAPCDPQPSPLLRRLR
- a CDS encoding CBS domain-containing protein codes for the protein MLVREVMSSPAVTVRRTDPVRRAIRVLHAHDLTAAPVLDDAGRLAGMVSEVDLLRGEFEPDARAAARPAVPSAGPVPRQVWQVMTHAVVTVTPVTDAATAIDLMVGKRVKSLPVLEGEKVVGMLSRRDLMAMLSRPDAELREAVVAVLREHHPTGAGWEVTVDEGVAELRRAPGVPPDEHADRIAGLLTGTVPGIVRVRRLP
- a CDS encoding pyridoxamine 5'-phosphate oxidase family protein — its product is MTAPDPPAAPYETSAAPYEPSLAPDERFLALHEAFLAPDGTSAASYAPESAAGGSADGPWSLRYDGYDPGHEALREALCTLGNGRFATRGATPDGGARTPGTYAAGCYNRLDSTVAGRTVTNEDLVNLPDWLPLTFATPDGDWFSPDRAHLLDYRTELDMRRGVLIRSLRWRDGSGRITRVRQRRLVSMADPLLAALDTDFVAENWSGPLRVRAALDGRVTNSGVARYRELRGDHLTGYDTGTAGDLAWLSAVTRTSGITVALASRTDHGAPSPEVTQKPDLIAAEHVLDLAEGTPASLTKIVALVTSRDPAIHDPCSAALRAVRLAPRFDTLLARHEAAWARLWERGRLDVDGADIARAVRLHVFHLLQTLSPHTADLDAGVPARGLHGEAYRGHVFWDELFVLPWLNLRFPEISRGLLRYRWRRLPEARAAARAAGFDGAMFPWQSGSDGREETQTLHLNPLSGRWLPDRSHLQRHVGLAIAYNVWQHHLATGSMPPWCAELLVDIARFFASLAVPFEESGRYEIHGVMGPDEYHEHYPGAASPGLANNAYTNVMTVWLLLRALDTLELHPDLPVAEGEVEHWLDITRRMRVDFHDGVISQFGGYAELAELDWERYRGARRLDRVLESQGDDVNRYKASKQADTLMLFYLLTSDELLGLLHRLGYPAGPELIPRTIHYYLGRTSHGSTLSAVVHAWVLTRSDRARSWSFFTEALASDLEDVQGGTTAEGVHLGAMAGTLDLIQRCYLGLHLRRDGLHLDPLLPGELAPLSLPIRFRGIRYFIDADHDKTRVNGVTLARGARRTFASQQGGTTMSTGDLGRRIIHHRERLGLTREQLAERAAMAPGYVKYLEEHPDTIGTSALTRLADALQITVEDLLGGGGDRPPGVGHAQAGPKLEVLQPEECLRLIAPGGIGRVAFGGPQGPTVLPVNYKLHEGAIVFRTAYGGPMDQSLRTGLEGVEIKIGFEVDQIDEARREGWSVLVQGPAHHVPQEELRQVTGAGVSPWAGGERELYIRIVPHQITGRRIRGL
- a CDS encoding DUF6544 family protein, which translates into the protein MTVVVAPPHLTDAARADWDVLQTPTPDAPRFDPEQAGPLPEPARRWVLHAIAPGTPLLRAVVLDLHGTIRLGGWRPFRAAQALLPMAGYVWAAAARLGPVTVRGFDRYRDGTGEMRWRLLDVLPVMSGGGPDIARSAAGRLACEFVLAPAAALDPRVQWKTLGEHQAVARLPVGEEDYEVTLTVAPDGRLAAVTVPRWGDPAGDGRFGVHPFGVECGRETTFDGFTIPADVRGGWWPGEDRWAGGEFIRFTVDHARYR
- a CDS encoding Acg family FMN-binding oxidoreductase; this encodes MSTPPADQHATRPTRHPAGPPPGPSTGRAAGRPAASPPGRPVSPSANPLASELGVRRLLVAAGQAPSVLNTQPWRFTVVRREFVELLADPDRRLRVSDPRGRSQHVSCGAALFNLRLAVRAAGLRPVVWLQPDPELDPGLLAAVRMGDTPPATGRHRELYDLIWTRRTNREPFDDRRVPPAVLAELRIAASREGAALLPLDRRATADILEFAALAEEELAHDADYRAELAAWTMPGAHADGVPRHVRGPRPAGDPAPVRDFGQHSGRARFEARPQLAVLTTPGDRPLDWLRAGQALQRVLLTAARHGVSASFLNQPLDLRDMRRRRDPRHRRGHAQMIIRLGYGPFVARAPRRPAAELETSHV
- a CDS encoding CBS domain-containing protein yields the protein MAIEVKDVMGRVAVAVFENAPFAEIVTVMRRYAVGAVTVIDADRRPVGVVSEADLLLKASDPVRHSVSMFESHRQRQDHRKAAGVTAAQLMTSPAVTVTPTTPVREAARVMHHERIKQLPVVDPVSGRIVGTLHQHDALRVFTRPVADLMADIRAQLPDERALSIEIDRGVVTVRGTVESRSQAIAVAERIRSVEGVVDVVSELACVREDIIVPPAT